The Chryseolinea soli genome contains a region encoding:
- a CDS encoding 3-hydroxyacyl-CoA dehydrogenase/enoyl-CoA hydratase family protein gives MKRSIRKVAVLGSGVMGSAIACHFANIGCQVLLLDMAPKDLTDEEKAKGLSLDSRVVKNRIVQTSFDRSIKSNPGPIYSKKFISRVSLGNFTDDLARIKDFDWTIEVVVENLEIKKKMYDEVEKHRKPGTLITSNTSGIPIHLMAEGRSDDFKKHFCGTHFFNPPRYLKLLEIIPTPHTDPEIVQFLMHYGDLFLGKTTVLCKDTPAFIANRVGVFSIMKVVDAMSKLDLNIDEVDKLTGPVIGRPKSATFRTSDLVGLDTLIKVSGNLYNGLPNDEGRQYFKLPDVVLKMEQNKWLGDKTGQGFYKKTKNAKGETEILTLDLKTLEYKTKAKAKFATLETTKTIDNLKDRFKVLLAGKDKAGEFYRDSFYGLFQYASNRIPEIADELYKIDDAVCAGFGWELGPFETWDAVGVEKAVADMEATGSKPNPWVKEMLAAGNKSFYKVENGQRKYYDIPSKSYKIIPGKEEFIILENLKESVVWKNAESKVTDLGDGVIDFSWSSKSYTLGSSVIEGLNKALDLAEKNYKGLVIGHQGPDFSLGANLGLVFMYAIEQEYDEIDFMVRQFQNSVMRIRYSSVPVVVCPQGRTLGGGCEMTMHADIAQAAAETYIGLVEVGVGLIPGGGGTKEFTKRVSDALEEGDVELNALQNAFMNIATAKVALSAEEAREMGVLRSVDRISVNKDRQLLDGKAAVLELYDAGYTMPVPAKNIKVQGRAGQALFMAGVQGMRMGNYISDHDQKIALKIANVMCGGDLTSPQEVSEQYLLDLEREAFVSLTGEKKTLERIQSILTGGKPLRN, from the coding sequence ATGAAACGATCAATTCGCAAAGTTGCTGTTTTGGGTTCCGGTGTAATGGGATCCGCCATTGCATGTCATTTTGCCAACATCGGCTGCCAGGTTCTTCTCCTGGACATGGCGCCCAAAGACCTTACCGACGAGGAGAAGGCAAAGGGGTTGTCGCTGGATAGCCGGGTAGTGAAAAACAGAATCGTTCAGACTTCGTTTGACCGATCGATAAAATCCAACCCAGGGCCTATCTACAGCAAGAAATTTATTTCACGCGTCTCGCTAGGCAATTTCACCGACGACCTCGCGCGCATCAAAGATTTTGATTGGACGATCGAGGTGGTGGTCGAAAATCTGGAGATCAAGAAAAAAATGTATGACGAGGTGGAGAAGCATCGCAAGCCGGGCACGCTCATCACCTCCAACACGTCGGGCATCCCCATTCACCTGATGGCCGAAGGGAGAAGCGACGACTTTAAAAAACATTTCTGCGGGACACACTTTTTCAATCCGCCCCGTTATCTCAAACTTCTAGAGATTATTCCTACTCCGCATACCGATCCGGAGATCGTTCAGTTCTTAATGCACTATGGCGATCTTTTTCTTGGAAAAACAACTGTGCTCTGTAAAGATACGCCGGCATTTATTGCAAACCGCGTGGGCGTGTTCTCCATCATGAAAGTGGTGGACGCTATGAGCAAGCTCGATCTGAATATTGATGAGGTGGATAAACTTACCGGTCCGGTCATTGGCCGGCCCAAGTCGGCTACGTTCAGAACCTCCGACCTGGTGGGGTTGGATACGTTGATCAAAGTGAGCGGCAACTTATACAACGGCTTGCCCAACGACGAAGGCCGTCAGTATTTCAAGTTGCCCGATGTGGTGCTGAAGATGGAGCAGAACAAATGGCTGGGCGACAAAACCGGTCAAGGTTTTTATAAAAAAACAAAAAATGCCAAAGGTGAAACCGAGATCCTGACGCTGGACCTCAAAACGCTCGAGTATAAAACAAAAGCCAAAGCAAAGTTTGCCACACTCGAAACCACGAAGACGATCGACAATCTGAAAGACCGTTTCAAAGTTTTGCTGGCGGGCAAGGACAAAGCAGGAGAGTTTTATCGCGATTCGTTCTACGGGTTGTTCCAATATGCATCGAACCGCATTCCTGAAATTGCCGACGAGCTTTACAAAATCGATGACGCGGTGTGCGCGGGTTTTGGATGGGAGCTCGGTCCTTTTGAAACGTGGGATGCCGTGGGCGTGGAGAAAGCGGTTGCCGATATGGAAGCGACCGGCAGCAAACCCAATCCCTGGGTGAAGGAAATGCTCGCAGCTGGAAACAAATCGTTCTACAAAGTCGAGAACGGTCAGCGCAAGTATTACGACATTCCCAGCAAATCGTACAAGATCATTCCCGGCAAGGAAGAATTCATCATTCTCGAAAACCTGAAGGAAAGTGTCGTTTGGAAAAACGCCGAGTCAAAAGTTACGGACCTGGGCGATGGGGTGATCGACTTTTCCTGGAGCAGCAAGAGCTATACGCTGGGAAGCTCTGTGATCGAAGGCTTGAACAAAGCCCTCGACCTGGCGGAAAAAAATTACAAAGGACTGGTCATCGGCCACCAGGGACCCGACTTCTCATTGGGTGCCAACCTTGGCCTGGTGTTTATGTATGCCATTGAGCAGGAGTATGACGAGATCGACTTTATGGTGCGGCAATTCCAAAACTCGGTGATGCGCATCCGATACTCTTCCGTTCCGGTTGTTGTTTGCCCGCAAGGCCGCACGCTGGGAGGGGGTTGCGAAATGACCATGCACGCCGACATCGCGCAGGCCGCTGCCGAAACCTATATCGGTCTTGTGGAAGTGGGTGTGGGCCTGATCCCCGGTGGTGGCGGAACAAAAGAATTTACCAAACGCGTGAGCGACGCCCTGGAAGAAGGCGACGTGGAATTGAATGCCTTGCAAAACGCCTTCATGAACATTGCCACGGCAAAAGTGGCGTTGTCGGCCGAAGAGGCGCGCGAGATGGGTGTGCTTCGGAGCGTGGATAGGATCTCGGTGAACAAAGACCGCCAGCTGCTGGATGGCAAGGCGGCCGTGTTGGAATTGTATGATGCCGGCTACACCATGCCGGTGCCCGCAAAAAACATCAAAGTGCAGGGACGTGCAGGCCAGGCGTTGTTTATGGCCGGCGTGCAAGGCATGCGCATGGGAAATTATATTTCGGATCACGACCAGAAGATCGCCCTGAAAATTGCCAACGTCATGTGCGGCGGCGATCTCACCTCACCTCAGGAAGTGAGCGAACAATACTTGTTGGACCTGGAACGCGAAGCTTTTGTTTCCCTGACGGGAGAAAAGAAAACACTGGAAAGAATTCAATCAATATTAACGGGAGGAAAACCTTTAAGAAACTAA
- a CDS encoding MarR family winged helix-turn-helix transcriptional regulator yields MRREETVDHNIKAAWHAISRMYNQQASKHDITTSIGFVLLNIHSDQGTPATKIAPLMGLEARSLTRMLKTMEEKKLIYREPDPLDKRSVRIFLTALGKRKKEVSRETVLVFNNKVRELVPESKLKIFFEVMNEINQLASAGMAEMQKV; encoded by the coding sequence ATGCGGAGAGAAGAAACCGTAGATCACAACATCAAAGCTGCCTGGCATGCCATTTCCAGAATGTACAATCAGCAGGCCAGTAAGCACGATATTACAACATCTATTGGATTTGTTCTACTCAATATTCACTCCGATCAAGGAACCCCCGCCACGAAGATCGCCCCGCTGATGGGTCTCGAAGCCCGCAGCCTGACGCGCATGCTGAAGACCATGGAAGAAAAAAAGCTGATCTACCGCGAGCCTGATCCGCTGGACAAACGTTCTGTTAGAATTTTTTTGACCGCGCTGGGAAAACGCAAAAAAGAAGTTTCGCGCGAAACGGTATTGGTGTTCAACAACAAAGTGCGCGAGCTGGTGCCGGAAAGCAAACTGAAAATCTTTTTTGAAGTGATGAACGAAATCAACCAGTTGGCTAGTGCAGGCATGGCGGAAATGCAGAAAGTTTAA
- a CDS encoding DUF5916 domain-containing protein: MSVSLWAQKKNESYQLNLHRASSPIKIDGILDEETWRKAEVATDFYMVLPMDTSAARVRTEVRMSYDDEHLYLIATCFHLLPGRYFVESLRRDFTFGKNDNFLLFMDTFEDQTNGFSFGANAAGAQWDGIMYEGGKVDLSWDNKWTSVVTKDDDKWVFEAAIPFKSIRYKKGITQWGINFSRLDLKTTEKSSWAPVPRQFPTASLAYTGTLNWDEAPPQVGPNISLIPYALGGGSKNFTDGTSTTYKKEIGMDAKVAVTSSLNLDLTVNPDFSQVDVDRQVTNLDRYELFFPERRQFFLENGDLFANFGYANIRPFFSRRIGLNVPIQYGARFSGKINKNWRVGAMDMQTSDVESQNLPRQNFAVMALQRRVFSRSNIGMIFINKQSLNYEPSDDPAVPVYSQYNRNIGLEYNLASSNNVWTGKILGLKSFSPDKKDKDFTHAANLQYSTRRWLLSWQHEVVGANYNPEVGYVPRRNYVKINPIAQYLFFPKGKLILSHGPKITSTFFYNPSFKQTDNESILSYAITFRKQSVLNVYGMHDYVQLLLPFDPTNSGMDSLSVGTRHWWNSVGADFTSMPQSIFTYALSTRYGGYYANGTRFNIGGEVGYRFQPYMSLLVTFNYNDLRLPQPWGETKFWLVGPKLDVTMTNKLFFTAYAQYNQQLKNVNLNTRLQWRYKPASDLFIVYTDNYFPENFVVKTRALVVKLTYWWNI; encoded by the coding sequence TTGAGCGTTTCTCTTTGGGCCCAGAAAAAAAACGAGTCCTATCAGCTAAACCTTCACCGGGCATCCTCCCCCATTAAGATCGATGGCATCCTGGATGAAGAAACCTGGCGCAAGGCCGAAGTGGCTACTGATTTCTACATGGTGCTCCCCATGGACACCAGCGCGGCCCGCGTGAGAACGGAAGTCCGCATGAGCTACGACGATGAGCATCTCTACTTGATCGCCACCTGTTTTCATTTGCTTCCCGGAAGATATTTTGTGGAGTCGCTGCGCCGTGATTTCACGTTTGGCAAAAACGACAACTTCCTGCTGTTCATGGACACGTTCGAGGACCAAACCAACGGCTTCTCGTTTGGCGCCAACGCCGCCGGCGCGCAGTGGGATGGCATTATGTATGAAGGCGGAAAGGTTGACCTGAGCTGGGATAACAAATGGACTTCCGTCGTCACCAAAGACGATGACAAGTGGGTGTTTGAAGCGGCCATTCCGTTCAAGTCGATCCGCTATAAAAAAGGCATTACCCAATGGGGTATCAATTTCAGCAGGCTCGATTTGAAGACCACGGAAAAATCCAGCTGGGCGCCCGTGCCCCGTCAGTTCCCCACGGCGTCGCTGGCCTACACCGGCACGCTGAACTGGGATGAAGCGCCTCCCCAGGTAGGTCCGAACATTTCGCTGATTCCTTATGCCCTTGGCGGCGGCAGTAAAAATTTTACGGACGGCACATCCACGACCTATAAAAAAGAAATCGGGATGGACGCAAAAGTGGCCGTCACCTCTTCGCTCAATCTCGACCTCACCGTAAATCCCGACTTTTCGCAGGTGGATGTCGACCGGCAGGTAACGAACCTCGATCGCTATGAACTCTTCTTCCCCGAGCGCCGGCAATTCTTTCTGGAAAATGGCGACCTTTTTGCCAATTTCGGGTACGCCAACATCCGGCCATTTTTTTCGCGGCGCATCGGATTGAACGTTCCCATTCAATACGGCGCCCGCTTCAGCGGCAAAATAAATAAGAACTGGCGCGTCGGTGCCATGGACATGCAAACCTCCGACGTGGAAAGCCAGAACCTGCCCCGGCAGAATTTCGCTGTGATGGCTTTGCAGCGGCGGGTTTTCTCCCGCTCCAACATCGGGATGATCTTCATCAACAAACAGTCGCTCAACTACGAACCGTCCGACGATCCCGCGGTGCCGGTATACTCTCAATACAATCGCAACATCGGGTTGGAGTACAATCTTGCGTCGTCCAACAACGTATGGACCGGAAAAATCCTGGGGTTAAAATCCTTCAGTCCGGATAAAAAGGATAAGGATTTCACGCACGCCGCCAACCTGCAATATTCGACACGCCGTTGGTTGTTGAGCTGGCAGCACGAAGTGGTGGGCGCAAATTATAATCCGGAGGTGGGCTATGTGCCCCGCCGCAATTATGTCAAGATAAATCCCATCGCGCAGTATTTATTTTTCCCCAAAGGAAAATTGATCTTAAGTCATGGACCAAAAATTACGTCGACCTTCTTCTACAACCCTTCCTTCAAACAAACCGACAATGAAAGTATCCTTTCGTATGCGATCACTTTCCGCAAACAAAGCGTACTGAATGTCTACGGCATGCACGACTATGTGCAATTGCTGCTGCCTTTTGATCCAACAAATTCCGGCATGGATTCCCTCAGCGTTGGCACCCGGCACTGGTGGAATTCGGTTGGCGCCGATTTCACCTCGATGCCCCAGAGTATTTTTACCTATGCGCTCTCCACGCGCTATGGCGGATATTATGCCAACGGAACGCGTTTCAATATTGGCGGCGAGGTGGGCTATCGGTTTCAACCCTACATGAGTCTTTTGGTGACCTTCAACTATAACGACCTCCGGCTGCCACAACCCTGGGGAGAAACCAAGTTCTGGCTGGTCGGCCCGAAGTTGGACGTGACCATGACGAACAAGCTTTTTTTCACGGCCTATGCACAGTACAACCAACAGTTAAAAAATGTGAACCTCAACACCCGGCTCCAATGGCGCTATAAACCTGCATCGGATCTCTTCATCGTTTACACGGACAATTACTTTCCGGAAAATTTTGTTGTGAAAACGCGGGCGCTCGTGGTCAAGCTCACCTATTGGTGGAACATTTGA
- a CDS encoding thiolase family protein, with protein MDAYIVAAKRTANTRAKKGGFRFTRPDDFATDLIKALVQSVPGLENKMVDDLIVGNAVQEAEQGMQMGRMIALTALGIDNAGMVINRYCGSGVEAIHLASATIKAGMADCIIAGGAESMSLVPVMGWKTALNYTIAKDHPTYYTSMGLTAEEISKQYKISREDQDKFAYESHMKAIQAQKEGKFKEEIHPIATREIFVDESGKKKMKEAVVDTDEGPRPETSIDVLAKLKPVFALGGSVTAGNSSPTNDGAAFAVVMSEKLVKQLNLKPIARMVSYAVAGVDPRIMGIGPVAAVPKALQRAGLKLQDIDLIELNEAFAAQSLAVIRELNMDPSKINVNGGAIALGHPLGSSGARLSLTLLKELQRRKGKYGLVTACVGGGQGVAGIYELLN; from the coding sequence ATGGACGCCTATATCGTAGCTGCCAAAAGAACAGCAAACACCCGTGCGAAAAAAGGAGGCTTTCGCTTTACACGCCCCGACGATTTCGCCACCGATCTGATCAAAGCCCTTGTGCAGTCCGTGCCCGGGCTGGAAAATAAAATGGTCGACGACCTGATTGTGGGAAACGCCGTGCAGGAAGCTGAGCAGGGTATGCAAATGGGAAGAATGATTGCGCTCACGGCCCTGGGCATCGACAATGCCGGTATGGTGATCAACCGCTATTGTGGGTCTGGCGTGGAGGCCATCCACCTGGCATCGGCAACCATTAAGGCGGGTATGGCCGATTGCATTATTGCCGGCGGCGCCGAATCCATGTCGCTGGTGCCGGTGATGGGCTGGAAGACGGCGTTGAATTATACCATTGCCAAAGACCATCCAACCTATTACACCAGCATGGGTCTCACGGCGGAAGAGATATCGAAGCAATATAAGATCTCGCGTGAAGACCAGGACAAGTTTGCGTATGAGTCGCACATGAAAGCCATCCAGGCGCAGAAGGAAGGAAAGTTCAAAGAGGAGATCCACCCCATCGCCACTAGAGAAATTTTTGTGGATGAATCCGGAAAGAAAAAAATGAAGGAAGCCGTGGTCGATACCGATGAAGGACCGCGCCCTGAAACATCGATCGATGTACTGGCAAAACTGAAGCCCGTATTTGCTTTAGGGGGCTCTGTAACTGCCGGAAACTCATCACCCACAAATGATGGTGCGGCGTTTGCCGTGGTGATGTCCGAAAAATTGGTGAAACAGCTGAACCTGAAACCCATCGCACGGATGGTGAGCTATGCAGTGGCCGGCGTGGATCCGCGCATCATGGGCATCGGTCCGGTGGCCGCAGTTCCGAAGGCGCTTCAGCGGGCGGGATTGAAACTTCAGGATATCGATTTGATCGAATTGAATGAAGCGTTTGCCGCACAATCGCTGGCGGTGATCCGGGAATTGAATATGGATCCCTCAAAAATAAACGTGAATGGCGGGGCCATCGCGTTGGGCCACCCGCTGGGCAGCTCGGGTGCGCGCTTGTCGTTGACGTTGTTGAAAGAGCTGCAACGGAGAAAAGGAAAATACGGACTCGTCACGGCGTGTGTCGGCGGCGGACAAGGCGTGGCCGGCATTTATGAACTATTGAATTAA
- a CDS encoding MOSC domain-containing protein: protein MELQELQNGFAKPGHVVYISVRPQRREPVKVLDQVIAVEAHGLEGDRYKNPGTRQVTFIQAEHLRDMASFLGRAAVEPELTRRNIVVEGINLLALKGKQFSIGEAVFQYSGECHPCSRMEENLGTGGYNAMRGHGGITAKVIQGGLIKTGDEVIAI, encoded by the coding sequence ATGGAACTACAAGAACTTCAAAACGGTTTTGCCAAACCAGGCCACGTCGTCTACATCAGTGTGCGGCCTCAGCGCCGCGAGCCCGTCAAAGTGCTCGACCAGGTCATCGCGGTCGAAGCTCACGGGCTTGAGGGCGATCGCTACAAAAATCCGGGAACACGTCAAGTCACCTTCATTCAAGCCGAACACCTGAGAGACATGGCATCCTTCCTGGGTCGCGCCGCTGTGGAACCGGAATTAACGCGCAGAAATATCGTGGTCGAAGGCATCAATTTGTTGGCGTTGAAAGGAAAACAATTTTCCATCGGCGAAGCCGTGTTTCAATATTCGGGAGAATGTCACCCCTGTTCGCGGATGGAAGAAAATTTAGGGACGGGCGGATACAACGCCATGCGCGGTCACGGCGGCATCACGGCAAAAGTAATTCAAGGAGGATTGATCAAGACCGGCGATGAAGTGATCGCGATTTGA